One region of Oncorhynchus mykiss isolate Arlee chromosome 8, USDA_OmykA_1.1, whole genome shotgun sequence genomic DNA includes:
- the sdhc gene encoding succinate dehydrogenase cytochrome b560 subunit, mitochondrial isoform X2, translating into MALLLSAVPMGTTAKEEMNKFWDKNNKLNRPMSPHITIYQWSVPMMMSITHRGTGVGLSGGISAFALLALVLPDSYPYYLDLIHSLSIGPALLGLAKFGIAFPLSYHTLNGIRHLFWDSGKGFTLPEVYRSGYVVIALSILTSIAAIAYM; encoded by the exons TGCTGTTCCAATGGGAACCACAGCAAAGGAGGAAATGAACAAGTTCTGGGACAAAAACAACAAATTGAACCGACCCATGTCGCCACATATCACCATCTACCA GTGGTCGGTGCCTATGATGATGTCCATCACACACAGAGGCACGGGAGTTGGACTCAGTGGAG GTATATCGGCGTTTGCTCTCTTAGCGTTGGTGTTGCCAGATAGCTACCCTTACTACCTTGACCTGATCCACTCCCTGTCCATTGGCCCTGCTCTACTCGGCCTAGCTAAGTTTGGCATTGCCTTCCCTCTGTCCTACCACACCTTGAATGGAATCCGCCATCTG TTCTGGGACAGTGGTAAGGGATTTACGCTTCCTGAGGTGTATCGCTCGGGCTACGTGGTCATCGCGCTGTCAATACTGACCTCCATTGCTGCCATTGCATACATGTGA